A stretch of the Enterobacter mori genome encodes the following:
- the hemB gene encoding porphobilinogen synthase has protein sequence MTDLIARPRRLRKSPALRAMFEETTLTLNDLVLPIFVEEEIDDYKAIEAMPGVMRIPEKHLAREIERIANAGIRSVMTFGISHHTDATGSDAWKEDGLVARMSRICKETVPEMIVMSDTCFCEYTSHGHCGVLCDHGVDNDATLVNLGKQAVVAAAAGADFIAPSAAMDGQVQAIRQALDAAGFTDTAIMSYSTKFASSFYGPFREAAGTALKGDRKTYQMNPLNRREAIRESLLDEAQGADCLMVKPAGAYLDILRDIRERSELPLGAYQVSGEYAMIKFAAQAGAIDEEKVILESLGAIKRAGADLIFSYFALDLAEKKILR, from the coding sequence ATGACCGATTTAATTGCACGTCCCCGCCGCCTGCGCAAGTCACCTGCACTGCGCGCTATGTTTGAAGAGACAACCCTGACCTTAAACGATCTGGTGTTGCCGATTTTTGTCGAAGAAGAGATCGATGACTACAAAGCCATCGAAGCGATGCCGGGCGTGATGCGCATTCCGGAAAAGCATCTGGCGCGTGAGATTGAACGCATCGCCAACGCGGGGATCCGTTCGGTGATGACCTTCGGCATCTCTCACCACACCGACGCCACCGGCAGCGATGCGTGGAAAGAAGATGGCCTCGTCGCCCGGATGTCCCGCATCTGCAAAGAGACCGTGCCGGAAATGATCGTCATGTCCGATACCTGTTTCTGCGAATACACCTCACACGGCCACTGCGGCGTGCTGTGCGATCACGGCGTGGACAACGATGCCACCCTGGTGAACCTTGGCAAACAGGCGGTCGTGGCTGCCGCTGCGGGTGCGGATTTCATTGCCCCATCAGCGGCGATGGACGGACAGGTTCAGGCGATCCGTCAGGCGCTGGATGCGGCGGGCTTTACCGATACCGCCATCATGTCCTACTCCACCAAATTTGCCTCCTCCTTCTACGGTCCGTTCCGTGAAGCGGCCGGTACAGCGCTGAAAGGCGATCGTAAAACCTATCAGATGAACCCGCTAAACCGTCGGGAAGCGATTCGTGAATCCCTGCTTGATGAAGCCCAGGGCGCAGATTGCCTGATGGTGAAACCAGCGGGCGCGTATCTCGACATCCTGCGCGACATCCGCGAACGCAGCGAGCTGCCGCTTGGCGCTTACCAGGTCAGCGGCGAGTACGCGATGATCAAATTCGCCGCGCAGGCAGGTGCCATCGACGAAGAGAAAGTGATCCTCGAAAGCCTGGGGGCGATCAAACGCGCCGGCGCGGATCTGATCTTCAGCTACTTCGCGCTGGATCTCGCCGAGAAAAAAATCCTCCGCTAA
- a CDS encoding autotransporter outer membrane beta-barrel domain-containing protein, producing the protein MQTWKKKLVVSQLALACTLAIASQANAKDISGTTYNTYGYDNTASTPWYYGYADWDYSDAIHDGDIYPVINKATVNGVISTYSLDDGINGRANALSISNSTINGMITSECMTTSCADGIDTDGTTHSQYDRFSLTVDNSTINDTYEHYAYDVVNGQNTETHYLDTYALGNAITLDVESDIVIQNNSHVAGITLTQGYQELDNTPYDGVEGVANSSNVFTDTLLVKDSVLTSGAYSDLGTNGFYGQAAKPSDYGETNATAADDAALIVAASASDNAMQTTATFDHSTITGDILFASTFDNNFYENGDPATDTTDDGVYNPTTNGWDGTDTLDVTLTNGSKWVGAAQSSVEAIGTAQMYGQGYSNVDWRTLSPNSIWPDSTYDSNGHVAGEEVYQSGLFNIALDNGSEWDTRKLSNIDTLTVNNQSQVNVENSGLLADTITLTNASSLNIGDSGGVATDHLYLDSYSRAALTEETADLYANTITVDNGAELALGLGQVDTHNMVLTDGGVLNVASRDYVLNSDLNNARYITNDKYHADYDYGVVAINSDGHLSVNGDVAGNYKVRIDDATGAGSVADYKNKEIVRIYDNNADTTASFTAANKADLGAYTYQAQQKGDTVVLQQKELTDYANMALSIPSANSNIWNLQQDTVGTRLTNSRHGLADNGGAWVSYFGGNFDADNGNVSYDQDVSGIMVGLDTQIDGNNAKWIVGGAAGFAKGDISDRTGQVDQDSQTAMIYASAKFMNDLFLDSSLSYTRFNSDLSANMSNGQYVDGNTTNDAVGFGLKLGYDWKPNLSGYVTPYAAVSGLFQSGDDYRLSNDMRMDGQSYDSLRYELGVDAGYTFNYGGDQALTPYFKLAYVYDDADNNADINGDSIDNGVKGSAVRVGLGTQFSFTKNFSAYTDATYLGGGDVDQNWGANLGVKYTW; encoded by the coding sequence ATGCAAACATGGAAAAAGAAACTGGTTGTATCTCAACTTGCATTAGCCTGCACTCTGGCTATCGCTTCTCAGGCCAATGCGAAGGATATTTCCGGCACAACGTATAATACCTACGGATACGATAATACCGCGTCCACTCCGTGGTATTATGGCTATGCCGACTGGGATTACTCAGATGCCATCCACGATGGTGATATTTATCCGGTGATTAATAAAGCCACCGTGAATGGTGTTATTTCAACATACTCTCTTGATGATGGTATAAATGGTCGGGCGAATGCGTTGAGCATTTCCAACAGTACCATTAATGGCATGATCACTTCTGAATGTATGACCACCTCCTGTGCCGATGGTATAGATACCGATGGTACAACACATTCTCAGTACGATCGTTTTAGCCTGACCGTGGATAACTCTACGATCAATGATACCTATGAGCATTACGCTTACGATGTCGTAAATGGCCAGAACACAGAGACGCATTATCTGGACACTTATGCTCTGGGGAATGCGATTACCCTGGATGTTGAATCGGATATCGTAATCCAGAATAATTCTCACGTTGCGGGTATTACTCTGACGCAGGGGTACCAGGAACTGGATAATACTCCGTATGACGGTGTTGAAGGCGTAGCCAACAGCAGCAACGTCTTTACCGACACGCTACTGGTAAAAGACTCCGTCCTCACCTCGGGTGCATACAGCGATCTGGGCACCAACGGTTTCTATGGCCAAGCGGCCAAGCCGAGCGACTACGGTGAAACCAACGCGACGGCGGCGGATGACGCAGCGCTGATCGTGGCTGCCAGCGCGTCTGACAACGCGATGCAGACGACAGCTACGTTCGACCACTCCACCATTACAGGTGACATCCTGTTCGCCAGCACCTTTGATAACAACTTCTACGAGAATGGTGACCCGGCAACCGATACCACCGATGACGGTGTGTACAACCCTACCACCAACGGCTGGGACGGTACTGATACGCTCGATGTTACGCTGACCAACGGCAGTAAATGGGTGGGTGCAGCTCAGTCAAGCGTCGAAGCTATCGGCACGGCGCAGATGTACGGTCAGGGCTACAGCAACGTCGACTGGCGCACGCTCTCTCCAAACAGTATCTGGCCTGATTCCACTTACGACAGCAACGGTCACGTTGCGGGCGAAGAGGTATATCAAAGCGGTCTGTTTAACATTGCGCTGGACAACGGTTCTGAGTGGGATACCCGCAAGCTGTCTAACATTGATACGCTGACGGTAAACAATCAGTCTCAGGTCAATGTTGAAAACTCTGGCCTGCTGGCGGATACCATCACCCTGACCAATGCCTCTTCATTGAATATCGGTGACAGCGGTGGTGTGGCAACCGACCATCTGTATCTGGACAGCTATAGCCGTGCGGCACTGACGGAAGAAACGGCCGATCTGTATGCCAATACCATCACCGTGGATAACGGTGCTGAGCTGGCGCTGGGGCTGGGTCAGGTTGATACGCACAATATGGTACTGACCGACGGCGGCGTGCTGAATGTGGCCAGCCGCGATTATGTGCTGAACAGCGATCTCAACAACGCACGCTATATCACCAACGATAAGTACCATGCCGATTACGACTACGGCGTTGTGGCGATTAATTCTGATGGCCACCTGTCAGTGAACGGTGACGTCGCAGGTAACTACAAGGTGCGCATCGATGATGCGACCGGTGCCGGTTCCGTTGCCGATTACAAGAATAAAGAGATCGTCCGCATTTATGACAATAACGCGGATACCACAGCCAGCTTTACTGCCGCGAACAAAGCCGATTTAGGTGCTTACACCTATCAGGCGCAGCAGAAAGGTGACACCGTTGTTCTGCAGCAGAAAGAGCTGACTGACTATGCCAACATGGCGCTGAGCATCCCGTCTGCTAACAGCAACATCTGGAACCTGCAGCAGGATACCGTCGGCACGCGTCTGACCAACAGCCGCCACGGCCTGGCGGATAACGGCGGAGCGTGGGTGAGCTACTTTGGTGGCAACTTCGACGCTGATAACGGCAACGTTAGCTACGATCAGGACGTGAGCGGCATTATGGTTGGTCTGGATACGCAGATTGACGGTAATAATGCGAAGTGGATCGTCGGTGGTGCGGCAGGTTTCGCGAAGGGTGATATCAGCGATCGTACCGGTCAGGTCGATCAGGACAGCCAGACGGCGATGATCTACGCGTCGGCGAAGTTCATGAACGATCTGTTCCTCGACAGCTCCCTGAGCTACACCCGCTTCAACAGCGATCTCTCTGCTAACATGAGCAACGGTCAGTATGTTGACGGCAACACCACCAATGATGCAGTTGGTTTTGGGCTGAAACTGGGCTACGACTGGAAACCAAACCTGTCCGGCTATGTCACACCATACGCAGCCGTGTCTGGCCTGTTCCAGTCTGGCGATGATTATCGTCTCAGTAATGACATGCGCATGGATGGGCAGTCTTACGATAGCCTGCGTTATGAACTCGGTGTTGATGCGGGTTACACCTTCAACTACGGCGGCGATCAGGCTCTGACGCCTTACTTCAAACTTGCCTACGTTTATGACGATGCCGATAACAATGCCGACATTAACGGTGACAGCATTGATAACGGCGTGAAAGGCTCCGCTGTGCGGGTAGGGCTGGGCACCCAGTTCAGCTTCACGAAGAACTTCAGTGCGTATACTGATGCCACTTATCTGGGCGGCGGCGACGTTGATCAGAACTGGGGCGCAAACCTGGGTGTGAAATATACCTGGTAA
- a CDS encoding helix-turn-helix domain-containing protein produces the protein MNVNAKPLSELRRLEQCLIAASTPFKSAPQQLITSGECNESCTLVLQTGVIEIYRHSDELLVGIATAPFILGMSTVMINHCQKYRVIAKTPCTGFYLPTETTRQLIQQNSLWKEAFCWLSWINCILGKRDMQLVGNNSYHQIRAMLLNMAEWDETLRSKIGVMNHIQQSTRISRSVVAEVLAALRQGNYINMSRGKLVSINRLPTEY, from the coding sequence ATGAACGTTAATGCGAAACCGCTTTCTGAATTACGCCGGCTCGAACAGTGTTTGATAGCAGCCAGTACTCCTTTTAAATCTGCTCCACAACAATTAATTACATCTGGTGAATGTAATGAATCCTGCACACTTGTATTGCAAACGGGTGTTATCGAAATCTATCGACATTCAGATGAGTTGCTTGTGGGTATCGCTACAGCGCCTTTTATTTTGGGGATGTCCACAGTGATGATTAATCACTGCCAGAAATATAGAGTGATAGCCAAAACACCCTGCACGGGATTTTATTTGCCCACAGAAACCACCCGTCAACTCATCCAACAGAATTCCCTCTGGAAAGAGGCCTTCTGCTGGCTATCCTGGATAAATTGCATTCTTGGAAAACGTGATATGCAGCTGGTTGGCAATAACTCTTATCACCAAATCCGCGCGATGTTGCTGAATATGGCCGAGTGGGACGAAACGCTGCGTTCAAAAATCGGTGTGATGAATCATATTCAGCAAAGTACGCGTATTTCACGTTCTGTTGTTGCAGAAGTTCTGGCAGCCCTGCGACAGGGAAACTACATCAATATGAGCCGGGGCAAGCTGGTCAGCATCAACCGCTTGCCCACGGAATATTAA
- the ampH gene encoding D-alanyl-D-alanine-carboxypeptidase/endopeptidase AmpH, with product MKRCLLTFAALCAVSFSTAQAAQPLTAPVLASDIADRYANLIYYGSGGTGMALVVIDGNQRVFRSFGETRPGNNIHPQLDSVIRIASITKLMTSEMLVKLLDQGVVKLDDPLSKYAPPGARVPTYQGAPIRLVNLATHTSALPREQPGGAAHRPVFVWPTREQRWNYLSTATLKTTPGSQAAYSNLAFDLLADALSTASGKPYPQLFEEQITRPLGMKDTTFTPSPDQCRRLMVAEKGASPCNNTLAAIGSGGVYSTPGDMMRWMQQFLSSDFYSRTHQADRMQTLIYQRTQLTRVIGMDVPGKADALGLGWVYMAPKDGRPGIIQKTGGGGGFITYMAMIPQSNVGAFVVVTRSPNTRFVNMSDGINNLVAELSANKAQVLTASN from the coding sequence TTGAAACGTTGTCTGCTCACTTTCGCCGCGCTATGCGCGGTGAGCTTCTCCACCGCCCAGGCAGCGCAGCCGCTGACGGCCCCGGTTTTAGCCTCTGATATCGCCGATCGCTACGCGAACCTGATCTATTACGGCAGCGGCGGGACGGGAATGGCGCTGGTGGTCATTGACGGTAACCAGCGCGTGTTTCGCAGCTTTGGTGAAACGCGTCCGGGGAATAACATTCACCCGCAGTTGGATTCGGTGATCCGTATTGCCTCCATCACCAAGCTGATGACCAGCGAAATGCTGGTGAAGCTTCTCGACCAGGGCGTGGTTAAACTCGACGACCCGCTCAGCAAATACGCACCTCCAGGCGCTCGCGTCCCGACTTACCAGGGTGCACCAATCAGACTGGTCAACCTGGCGACCCACACCAGTGCCCTGCCGCGAGAACAACCTGGCGGCGCGGCACATCGTCCCGTCTTTGTCTGGCCGACGCGCGAACAGCGCTGGAATTACCTGAGCACCGCGACGCTGAAAACCACACCGGGTTCGCAGGCCGCCTATTCAAACCTCGCGTTTGATCTGCTGGCCGATGCGTTATCGACTGCTTCGGGTAAACCCTATCCTCAGCTGTTTGAAGAGCAGATTACCCGTCCGTTGGGGATGAAGGACACCACCTTTACCCCCTCCCCGGACCAGTGCCGTCGCCTGATGGTCGCTGAAAAAGGTGCCAGCCCGTGTAATAACACCCTGGCGGCGATCGGCAGCGGTGGTGTGTATTCCACGCCTGGCGACATGATGCGCTGGATGCAGCAGTTCCTCTCTTCGGATTTCTACTCTCGCACCCACCAGGCCGATCGCATGCAAACGCTGATTTATCAGCGTACCCAACTGACCCGCGTTATCGGCATGGATGTACCGGGTAAAGCCGACGCCCTCGGTTTGGGCTGGGTGTACATGGCGCCGAAAGACGGCCGCCCGGGCATTATTCAGAAAACGGGCGGCGGCGGCGGATTCATCACCTATATGGCGATGATCCCGCAGTCCAACGTAGGGGCGTTTGTGGTCGTTACCCGCTCGCCGAACACGCGTTTCGTTAATATGAGTGACGGAATTAATAACTTAGTGGCTGAACTGAGCGCCAATAAAGCCCAGGTTCTCACCGCGTCTAACTGA
- a CDS encoding isochorismatase family protein, translated as MSDKRVVMVVDMQNGVFETPRHQREKCVSLINQLTQAADRVVFIQHTEAGGLEEGSEGFALLPELNQPAGALYVTKTACDAFYNTALETLLREQGIREFVICGCATDYCVDATLKNGVSRGYHITVAEDAHTTANRPAAEAQVLIAHYNDVWRDFIAPANPPSVKRTETILENWKAN; from the coding sequence ATGTCTGATAAGCGTGTGGTTATGGTGGTTGATATGCAGAATGGGGTATTCGAGACGCCGCGTCATCAGCGCGAGAAATGTGTCTCACTGATCAACCAGCTTACGCAGGCTGCCGACAGGGTGGTTTTTATACAGCATACCGAAGCCGGGGGCCTGGAAGAGGGAAGTGAAGGGTTTGCGTTGCTTCCGGAGCTAAACCAGCCAGCAGGTGCGTTGTACGTCACCAAAACCGCCTGCGATGCCTTCTATAACACCGCGCTTGAGACGCTGCTGCGTGAGCAGGGCATTCGCGAGTTTGTCATTTGCGGCTGTGCCACCGATTACTGTGTCGATGCCACCCTCAAAAACGGCGTCAGCCGGGGCTACCATATCACGGTTGCTGAGGATGCCCACACCACGGCCAATCGCCCGGCGGCAGAAGCCCAGGTTCTGATTGCCCACTACAACGATGTCTGGCGTGACTTTATCGCCCCTGCCAATCCACCGTCGGTGAAACGCACCGAAACAATTCTCGAAAACTGGAAAGCGAACTAA
- the sbmA gene encoding peptide antibiotic transporter SbmA, with the protein MFKSFFPKPGPFFLSAFIWALIAVIFWQAGGGAWLTRITGATGEVPISAARFWSLSYLLFYAYYTVCVGLFALFWFMYSPHRWQYWSILGTSLIIFVTWFLVEVGVAVNAWYAPFYDLIQTALSSPHKVTINQFYHEVGIFLGIALIAVIIGVMNNFFVSHYVFRWRTAMNEHYMAHWQHLRHIEGAAQRVQEDTMRFASTLEDMGVSFINAIMTLIAFLPVLVTLSAHVPELPIIGHLPYGLVIAAIVWSLMGTGLLAVVGIKLPGLEFKNQRVEAAYRKELVYGEDDANRASPPTVRELFGAVRRNYFRLYFHYMYFNIARILYLQVDNVFGLFLLFPSIVAGTITLGLMTQITNVFGQVRGSFQYLISSWTTLVELMSIYKRLRSFERELDDADLQEVTNTFS; encoded by the coding sequence ATGTTTAAGTCTTTTTTCCCAAAGCCGGGGCCTTTTTTCCTGTCGGCATTTATTTGGGCACTGATTGCTGTCATTTTCTGGCAGGCGGGCGGCGGTGCATGGCTGACGCGCATCACGGGAGCTACGGGTGAGGTGCCAATTAGCGCCGCGCGCTTCTGGTCGCTCAGCTACCTGCTGTTTTACGCCTACTACACGGTCTGCGTGGGGCTGTTTGCGCTGTTCTGGTTTATGTATTCTCCGCACCGCTGGCAGTACTGGTCGATTTTGGGCACCTCGCTGATCATCTTTGTGACCTGGTTCCTGGTCGAAGTTGGCGTGGCGGTGAACGCCTGGTATGCCCCCTTTTACGATCTGATCCAGACGGCGCTGAGTTCCCCGCATAAGGTGACGATTAACCAGTTTTACCATGAGGTGGGTATCTTCCTCGGCATCGCCCTGATTGCGGTCATCATTGGGGTGATGAACAATTTCTTCGTTAGCCACTACGTCTTCCGCTGGCGTACCGCCATGAACGAGCACTATATGGCGCACTGGCAGCACCTGCGTCATATCGAAGGTGCCGCGCAGCGTGTGCAGGAAGACACCATGCGTTTTGCCTCTACGCTTGAAGACATGGGTGTCAGTTTTATCAACGCCATTATGACGCTGATCGCCTTCCTGCCGGTGCTGGTGACGCTCTCCGCGCACGTGCCGGAACTGCCGATTATTGGTCACCTGCCGTATGGTCTGGTTATCGCCGCGATTGTCTGGTCGTTGATGGGCACGGGGCTGCTGGCGGTGGTCGGCATCAAGCTGCCGGGGCTGGAGTTTAAAAATCAGCGTGTCGAAGCGGCTTATCGTAAAGAGTTGGTCTACGGTGAAGATGATGCTAACCGCGCCTCGCCACCGACCGTACGCGAGCTGTTTGGCGCGGTGCGTCGCAACTACTTCCGCCTCTATTTCCACTACATGTATTTCAACATTGCGCGCATTCTGTATCTTCAGGTCGACAACGTTTTCGGCTTGTTCCTGCTGTTCCCGTCGATTGTTGCGGGTACGATTACGCTGGGCCTGATGACGCAAATCACCAACGTCTTTGGCCAGGTGCGCGGCTCGTTCCAGTATTTGATCAGCTCCTGGACCACGCTGGTGGAATTAATGTCCATCTACAAACGTTTACGCAGTTTCGAGCGTGAGCTGGACGATGCAGATCTGCAGGAAGTCACCAACACATTTAGCTAA